The genome window CCAATTACATTGCTTTAGCCATTCTATTTCTAACTTTATTTCTACATTCGAAAGAAATAAATGCTCAAGAATCAATTGCTTACAAGAATGAAAGTCAAGTTACCATATTCCCCATTTTGTGGCAACAAATGTCGGCAGAATATAGAGCCTTGTGTTATCAAGCCTTTAATTTGGCAAGTCTGCGATTGAATGAAATTTCGAAAAAAGAAATCAAAAAAGGAAACCTCGCCATCATTACCGATTTGGACGAAACCATACTAGACAATAGTTATGTGGGAGCGCAACTCATCAAAGAGAATAAACAAATGACCGATGAAGAATGGAACCGATGGACAGCAGTGTCCAAAACTACCGCAGTTCCGGGAGCAGTGGCTTTTTTGCAGGAAGCGAGCAAAAAAGGATTCACTATTTTTTATGTTTCCAATAGAGATACAACTGCTGTAAAAAGTACGCTGATTGATTTAAAAAACCTCCAATTACCCAATGCCGATGCTAGTCATTGTCTATTTAAAAGCAACACTTCATCCAAAGAAATTAGAAGAACTACAATAGCCAAAGACTATAAAATTGTGATGTTACTGGGAGATAATCTGAATGATTTTAAAAACACTTTCGAAAAAAAATCAATTGCAGATAGATTTACAGCCACCGACATCGAGCAAGAACAATGGGGCAAAAAATTTATTGTACTGCCCAATGCCACCTATGGAGAATGGGCAAATGCGCTCTACGATTATACCCATAAAACAGATGAAGAAAAAGAAAAAATAAGAAGAGAATTGTTGAAAGGATATTAAAAAAATAAAAATGAAAACACTCTTAATACTATTGGTATCGCTAAAAGCATTAGCGATACCAAAACAAGACACCCCGAAAGATATTATTCGAATAATGCATTCAGGCAATGGTCGCTCTATTGAAACTGCTTTTGAAGTTTATACTATCGATGAAGAATACAAATTACTCCGATTTTTGAAATTGACTCCCATTATACAAAAGCTGGATATAAAGGATGGTGTTTTTTATGACAGTTTCAAAATCGATTCCAGAACGGTATATTTTAAAGTGCTGTCCAAACAAAAAAATACTCCCAAACAATTATCCATTTAATACCTTAAAAAGTAACTATATGCTACTAGCAGAAAACCTAACAAAAAAATACGGCGATCAAATTGCTTTAAATTCTTTAAATCTAAACATCAAAGCAGGGGAAATTTTTGCTCTTTTGGGTCAAAATGGAGCAGGAAAAACAACCACCATCAATTTGTTTTTAGGCTTTATAAAACCTACCGAAGGCGAATTGAAAATAAACGGAATTTCGGTGGTCGAAAATGCACAAGAAACTAAAAAATACGTGGCTTACATCCCCGAAACCGTAATGCTGTATCCAAATCTTACGGGTGTAGAAAACCTAAAATTCTTTTCATCCTTGGCGGGATTTCAATATTCTACAGAAGAATTAGACGCTTTTCTTACCAAGGCAGGTTTACAGTCAACAGCGCATCATCAAAATCTAGGCGGATATTCCAAAGGAATGCGACAAAAAGTTGGCATTGCCATTGCCATTGCAAAACAAGCCAAAGTATTGTTGCTTGACGAACCCACAAGCGGTTTAGACCCAAAAGCATCCAACGAATTTTCGCAAATCTTGAAAGAACTTGCGACCGATGGAACGGCTATTTTGATGGCAACCCACGATATTTTTAGAGCCAGAGAAGTGGCAACCCACATCGGAATTATGAAAGAAGGCCATTTAGTTTCGGTTATTAATGCCAATACTATTTCTGCCAATGAGCTAGAAGAATTGTACTTACAAACTGTTTAAAAATAAATTTATAACCTTAAAAATGAAACAATTATACACCTCTTTGTTATTAATGATTGGCTTATATACGGCTCATTCGCAAACTATAAACAACAAAATAAAAGATAGCATTGCTAAAGATTCTATCGAAATGAAAACTGGTAGAAACGAATTGCAAACTGTTGAAATCATAGGTCGTACCTCCAAAAAATACAATAGCGATTATTCTTTTTCAGCCACAAAAACAGCATCACTTAATAAAGACATCCCCCAATCCATATCGACCATAACCAAAGAATTGATTGCCGACAAAGGCGCATTTTATCTAGCCGATGCCGTAAAAATGGCAAGTGGTGTAATTCCTGCCAGTTTTTACAATCAATATACCATTCGAGGTATAAGCCAAAATGAAGAGGGACAAATCATCAACGGTATGCGAACGCACCAATACTATTTTCTGCAACCATTAACCAATAATATAGAACGAGTTGAAGTGATTAAAGGCCCTTCGAGTGCTACTTTTTCATCCGTAGATCCTGGAGGAAGCGTCAATTTGGTTACCAAAAAACCATTGGCTGTTAATAGAAAAGAAGTGAGTTTGAGTGCGGGTAGTTTTAGTACTTTTCGAGGGAGTTTAGATTTTACAGGCCCACTGAATGAAGCTAAAACACTGCTGTACAGAGTAAATGGAGCGTATCAGGAAGCTAAATCGTATCGGGATTTGGTAGGTAATAAATCATTTCTATTATCTCCCTCTTTCAGTTACATTCCCAATGAAAAAACAGCTATCAATACCGAATTGATTTTGAGTAATATGACAGGAAACCTAGACCGAGGGCAACCCATATTTGGAGCAGTTGCTGGCGTTACCAGTTTAAACAGCAGTCCCATAAGTTTAAATTTAGGTGCTCCAAATGATTTTTTTGAATCAAAAGATGTGGTCTTTATGACGAGTTTAGCACACAAATTCACTTCCAAAATTGGTTTTAATGCTTCGTATATGAAACAATCCTGGACCGAAAATCTTCAGGAACATAGAACTACAAATGCTTTTGCAGTAGATATTAACAACAAGCCCGTAACTAGTTTGGCAATGATGCAATTTGTACAGCGTCAGCAGTATTGGAATGTGGATAATTTGAGTACTTATTTCAATTTTGATTTAAAAGCAGGGAAACTCAATCATAAATTACTGGTTGGATATGATTTAAGCAGTTGGAACAAAACCAAAGGCGGTGGACAAAATGCCGCAAGAGGATATTTATTAAAAGATGGCACTGTAGCCAGCTCTTTTGTGGTAGCCAACTCCGCCAATTATCAAACCATAACTGTGGATGGAGTAGTTATGCCAAAACCAAATGTGAACTATTTTAATTTAAACAACCCAAGTTATACCATCCGAAATGTTGAGGATTATTCTTTGAATGTTAGAACCGCCTTGCCAGCAGCCTTAACCACTACAAATGCTATTTATATTCAGGATCAAATTCAATGGGAAAAATTTACTTTTTTATTAGGTTTGAGAAAAGAATGGTTTGAAGATATTACCAATTACGAATCGAACAATGAATTGACGGTTAAAAAAGAAGCTTTATTGCCAAGAATAGGAATTACGTATGCCATTAACAAGGCTATAAATGTTTACACCACCTATCTCGAAGGCTATCAGCCACAATCAAACACGGTAACTTTGATGCCACAAACGGGTTCATTACCCGCAGGTAGTCAGTTCGATCCATTAGAAAGTAATTTGAAAGAAGTTGGTCTGAAAACTACTTTTTTCAACAATACAATGAGTTTTAATGCAGCGGTTTACGAAATCAATCAGCGCAATATTCTGATGAATGCCAATGATTCTACTCAACCCGATTTATTGGTAACAAGAGGTTCTGAACGCAGTCGTGGTTTCGAATGTGATCTAGCGGGTTACATCACTCCAAACTGGCAAATCAATGCTTCTTACAGTTATATCGATGCCAAAATTACAAATGATGCCAATGCAGCATTAATTGGAGAAAGAAAACAAAACACCCCAAAAAACAGTGCTAACCTTTGGACTCGTTACAATTTCAGTTCAAATTCGGCTCTAAAAGATTTGGGAGTTGGTTTCGGAATGCAATACCAGAGCAGCAAGATTCCTTGGTTTACGAGAGCCTTTACGCTTCCTGATTTTACAACTTTTGATGCAGCTTTGTATTATAAACCCAACAAAAGTAATATGCAAATTGCTATCAACGCCGGAAATTTATTCAATAAAACCTATTGGCTGGGAGCTCAAAACTACTTGCGATTATTTCCTGGTGCGCCACGAAATGTAAGCGTGACCCTGACTTATAAGTTTTAATTGATTTAGCTATGTCATTACACGTAGAAAATTTAATAGCCTCACATTTTAGAAAATCTGTTTTTAAAAATCAGGCTGTTTATATCATCACTATTTTTATTGGTATTTTATTGCTTTATGCTGCATTTTCGGGTTGGAAAAATTACACGAACCAAAATGAAACCAGCGAAAAATACCAACACGAATCCAGAGAAGACTGGTTGAAAAATCCAGATAAAAATCCGCATAGAATGGCACATTACGGAAACTTTGCTTTTCGTAAAAGTACCTCGTTAAGCGTTTTTGAATTTGGAATGGAACCGTTTTTCGGGAATGCCATATTTCTGGAGGCACACAAACAAAATACAGCCAATTTTTCGGAAGCTGGATTCTCAAACAGTATGCTTCGTTTTGGAGAAATCAGCATTGCGATGGTTTTACAAATTTTATTACCGCTGTTAATTTTCTTCTTGGGATTTAATTCGATTGCCTACGAAAGAGAAAATGGAACTTTAAAACTTCTTTTAAGTCAAGGGATTAATTGGAAACAGCTTTTGCTGGGCAAAACTATAGGAATTGCATCTGTTGTTATGATACTTTTTATTCCAACCATAATGGTTTTGGTTTTTGTTTGGCTATTGCTTCAAAATTTTACAATTTCGGCAGATGAAACGATTAAAATGGTGTTGTTTGTTTTCTTTCATTTTATCTATCTGATTTTCTTTTGTGCAATTGCCGTTTTAATTTCTGCTTCAAGCAAAACGGCAAAAAAAGCGTTGGTTTCGTTGATCGGAATCTGGTTGATTTTTACCATAATTCTGCCAAGAACTACGCAGGCAGTTGGCGCTTATATTTTTGAAGCCCCATCTAAAATACAATTCAACAGCGATATCGAAAAAGACATTCTCAAACAAGGCGACAGTCACAACCCCAATGATACATATTATAAAGCGATAAAAGATTCATTGCTTCTAACTTACAAAGTAGATTCGGTTCAAAAATTGCCTTTCAATTATTCTGGCTTTATTATGACCGAAGGCGAAAAAATAAGTTCGAATATTTACAACAAACATCTGGAAAGCTTGCTTGAAATTTATAAAAAACAGAACAGCTTTTCAAAAACAGTTTCGTTTATAAATCCCTATATCGCGATGAAAAATTTATCGATGGGATTATCGAATACCGATTATGATTCGTACATCGATTTTCAAAAAAAAGCCGAAGCGTATCGCTACACAATGGCACAAAAAATGAACGCTTTGCAAATCAAATATATCAGTAATGATAAAAGTAAACCGGATGCAATTGATAAAAATCATTGGGCTGACGTACCCGAATTTCATTATGAGCCAAAAGGAATTTGGGATGTTTTAAAAAGCGAAATCATTTCTGTTATTTC of Flavobacterium marginilacus contains these proteins:
- a CDS encoding 5'-nucleotidase, lipoprotein e(P4) family, giving the protein MKTKNTNYIALAILFLTLFLHSKEINAQESIAYKNESQVTIFPILWQQMSAEYRALCYQAFNLASLRLNEISKKEIKKGNLAIITDLDETILDNSYVGAQLIKENKQMTDEEWNRWTAVSKTTAVPGAVAFLQEASKKGFTIFYVSNRDTTAVKSTLIDLKNLQLPNADASHCLFKSNTSSKEIRRTTIAKDYKIVMLLGDNLNDFKNTFEKKSIADRFTATDIEQEQWGKKFIVLPNATYGEWANALYDYTHKTDEEKEKIRRELLKGY
- a CDS encoding ABC transporter ATP-binding protein, with the protein product MLLAENLTKKYGDQIALNSLNLNIKAGEIFALLGQNGAGKTTTINLFLGFIKPTEGELKINGISVVENAQETKKYVAYIPETVMLYPNLTGVENLKFFSSLAGFQYSTEELDAFLTKAGLQSTAHHQNLGGYSKGMRQKVGIAIAIAKQAKVLLLDEPTSGLDPKASNEFSQILKELATDGTAILMATHDIFRAREVATHIGIMKEGHLVSVINANTISANELEELYLQTV
- a CDS encoding TonB-dependent siderophore receptor, whose protein sequence is MKQLYTSLLLMIGLYTAHSQTINNKIKDSIAKDSIEMKTGRNELQTVEIIGRTSKKYNSDYSFSATKTASLNKDIPQSISTITKELIADKGAFYLADAVKMASGVIPASFYNQYTIRGISQNEEGQIINGMRTHQYYFLQPLTNNIERVEVIKGPSSATFSSVDPGGSVNLVTKKPLAVNRKEVSLSAGSFSTFRGSLDFTGPLNEAKTLLYRVNGAYQEAKSYRDLVGNKSFLLSPSFSYIPNEKTAINTELILSNMTGNLDRGQPIFGAVAGVTSLNSSPISLNLGAPNDFFESKDVVFMTSLAHKFTSKIGFNASYMKQSWTENLQEHRTTNAFAVDINNKPVTSLAMMQFVQRQQYWNVDNLSTYFNFDLKAGKLNHKLLVGYDLSSWNKTKGGGQNAARGYLLKDGTVASSFVVANSANYQTITVDGVVMPKPNVNYFNLNNPSYTIRNVEDYSLNVRTALPAALTTTNAIYIQDQIQWEKFTFLLGLRKEWFEDITNYESNNELTVKKEALLPRIGITYAINKAINVYTTYLEGYQPQSNTVTLMPQTGSLPAGSQFDPLESNLKEVGLKTTFFNNTMSFNAAVYEINQRNILMNANDSTQPDLLVTRGSERSRGFECDLAGYITPNWQINASYSYIDAKITNDANAALIGERKQNTPKNSANLWTRYNFSSNSALKDLGVGFGMQYQSSKIPWFTRAFTLPDFTTFDAALYYKPNKSNMQIAINAGNLFNKTYWLGAQNYLRLFPGAPRNVSVTLTYKF
- a CDS encoding ABC transporter permease, which encodes MSLHVENLIASHFRKSVFKNQAVYIITIFIGILLLYAAFSGWKNYTNQNETSEKYQHESREDWLKNPDKNPHRMAHYGNFAFRKSTSLSVFEFGMEPFFGNAIFLEAHKQNTANFSEAGFSNSMLRFGEISIAMVLQILLPLLIFFLGFNSIAYERENGTLKLLLSQGINWKQLLLGKTIGIASVVMILFIPTIMVLVFVWLLLQNFTISADETIKMVLFVFFHFIYLIFFCAIAVLISASSKTAKKALVSLIGIWLIFTIILPRTTQAVGAYIFEAPSKIQFNSDIEKDILKQGDSHNPNDTYYKAIKDSLLLTYKVDSVQKLPFNYSGFIMTEGEKISSNIYNKHLESLLEIYKKQNSFSKTVSFINPYIAMKNLSMGLSNTDYDSYIDFQKKAEAYRYTMAQKMNALQIKYISNDKSKPDAIDKNHWADVPEFHYEPKGIWDVLKSEIISVISIILWISLLFIFIKIAAKNLKAI